One genomic region from Diabrotica undecimpunctata isolate CICGRU chromosome 9, icDiaUnde3, whole genome shotgun sequence encodes:
- the LOC140450581 gene encoding uncharacterized protein — protein MELLVKLIEKIITTFKNRAKINSINAWSDSQIALSWIKQPANNYNTFVSNRVANIQNIGKNLKWRHIKSQLNPADLLSRGVFNQKTFSFWFHGPKFLLNPKIYFDEIDTFEQIENLPEVKKIALLVVNHAPKNWITMFERFSNFSKLQNAVAYVFRFVYNMKHSNEKIKGTLTLKEISNAHDFIIKTIQQQYFATDIARLLEKELVADKKLLPLNPFLDSSGIVRVGGRLQYADLDFNNKFPILLPANDHVVSLLIKKEHCRLGHSGPQNVLGNLRLRYWPLSGVKYIKRISKKCLTCYRFNAQTASQLMSPLPLDRVRISRAFYTVGVDFAGPLFIRASRLRKAQTLKCYFAIFVCMATKAIHLELVSELSSNAFLATFKRFISRRGNPHTIYSDNGTNFVGANNQLKELNNFFRSKSEFDKIRAYLAQTEIQWKFIPPRSPHWGGLWESAVKSTKFHLVRLMSNSVLTFKELYTVLTQIEAILNSRPLYALSNDPNDLQPLTPGHFLIGTPLTAFPEIDVTNTPVNRLSIWKQISKIQQSFWKRWSADYLNNLQHRPKWLLPNTDIKVNDLVLITNENTPPLRWPLARVIESISSKDGKVRIVRVRTADGEYIRPITKLIPLPLSKADSLL, from the coding sequence ATGGAACTCTTAGTCAAATTGATTGAAAAAATTATAACGACCTTTAAAAACCGTGCAAAGATTAATTCTATAAACGCATGGTCAGATTCGCAAATTGCTCTCAGCTGGATTAAACAACCCGCTAATAATTATAATACATTTGTTTCGAATAGAGTGGCCAACATTCAGAATATTGGTAAAAATCTAAAGTGGAGACatattaaatcacaattaaatcCCGCGGATCTCTTGTCCCGCGGTGTATTTAATCAAAAAACATTTTCGTTTTGGTTTCATGGACCTAAGTTTTTGCTAAatcccaaaatatattttgatgaaattgaTACCTTTGAGCAAATTGAGAATTTGCCGGAAGTAAAGAAAATAGCTCTATTAGTTGTTAATCATGCACCAAAGAATTGGATAACTATGTTTGAGAGATTTTCAAACTTTTCAAAATTACAAAACGCAGTAGCTTACGTATTTAGGTTTGTGTATAATATGAAACATAGTAATGAAAAAATTAAGGGTACTTTGACACTTAAAGAAATTTCGAACGCTCATGATTTCATCATCAAAACTATTCAGCAACAATATTTTGCAACCGATATAGCCCGCTTATTAGAAAAAGAACTAGTCGCAGACAAAAAATTGCTCCCTCTTAATCCTTTTTTAGACTCCTCTGGAATTGTACGTGTTGGAGGACGCTTGCAATATGCAGATTTGGACTTTAATAATAAATTCCCTATATTGCTGCCAGCAAATGATCATGTTGTTTCTTTGCTCATTAAAAAGGAACATTGTAGACTAGGACACAGTGGTCCTCAAAATGTGTTAGGCAATCTGCGCCTACGATATTGGCCTTTAAGCGGGGTCAAGTATATTAAACGCATTAGCAAAAAATGCCTTACATGTTATAGATTCAATGCACAAACCGCATCACAACTTATGTCTCCACTCCCATTGGATAGAGTTAGAATCTCGCGCGCTTTCTACACTGTAGGTGTAGATTTTGCAGGTCCTCTCTTTATTAGGGCTTCTAGATTACGAAAGGCGCAAACGCTTAAAtgttattttgcaatatttgtttGCATGGCTACAAAAGCCATTCATTTAGAATTGGTTAGTGAATTATCTTCTAACGCTTTTTTAGCAACGTTCAAACGATTCATTTCGCGTCGAGGCAATCCTCACACTATCTATAGTGACAACGGGACTAACTTTGTTGGTGCCAATAATCAACTTAAGGAATTAAATAATTTCTTCAGATCAAAGTCTGAATTTGACAAAATTAGAGCTTATTTAGCTCAAACCGAGATTCAGTGGAAGTTTATTCCTCCCAGATCACCTCATTGGGGTGGACTCTGGGAGTCAGCAGTAAAAAGTACCAAGTTTCATTTAGTACGTTTAATGAGTAATTCTGTATTGACTTTCAAAGAGTTATATACAGTTTTAACCCAAATAGAAGCTATTTTAAATTCTCGACCGCTTTATGCATTATCTAATGACCCTAATGATTTACAACCATTAACTCCGGGGCATTTCTTAATCGGTACTCCCTTAACCGCATTTCCTGAGATTGATGTTACAAATACGCCTGTTAACAGACTTTCTATCTGGAAACAAATTTCGAAAATACAGCAATCTTTTTGGAAACGTTGGTCTGCTGACTATTTAAATAATCTACAACATCGCCCAAAATGGCTCCTTCCCAACACAGATATTAAAGTAAATGATCTAGTTTTAATCACAAATGAAAATACACCTCCGTTACGGTGGCCCCTAGCAAGAGTGATAGAATCAATAAGCAGCAAAGATGGAAAAGTTAGAATTGTCCGTGTTCGAACTGCTGATGGAGAATATATTCGCCCTATCACTAAACTGATTCCTCTTCCATTGTCGAAAGCCGATAGTCTTCTGTAG